In Phacochoerus africanus isolate WHEZ1 chromosome 14, ROS_Pafr_v1, whole genome shotgun sequence, one genomic interval encodes:
- the LOC125114611 gene encoding serine/threonine-protein kinase LMTK3-like isoform X2, whose product MNMRTKGSKAGSPRVRAWLGRTRPCPRAHVPPSRARTALRARGSSAPECRARPGSLLRGHQEAAEPGRRPGARPPTAPPSLGPGGGAGSLDGSGACARGTPEGPPRPRSAPRPERAQSPRPMEGDHGRPDSRSPGRTALSSWPVVDSLQRALHSFQRTSPIPKRGAAHPKFASSSRTRWPRPRPSLLPTPDLLP is encoded by the exons ATGAATATGCGAACGAAGGGGAGTAAGGCGGGGTCGCCCCGTGTGCGCGCGTGGCTGGGTCGCACGCGGCCTTGCCCGCGCGCGCACGTTCCGCCCTCCCGCGCGCGCACGGCCCTCCGCGCCCGCGGGAGCAGCGCCCCCGAGTGCAGGGCGCGGCCCGGGTCGCTCCTCCGCGGCCACCAGGAGGCGGCAGAGCCCGGACGCCGGCCCGGCGCCCGCCCGCCCACCGCCCCACCCTCCCTCGGTCCCGGCGGCGGGGCGGGCTCCCTGGATGGGTCCGGCGCCTGCGCCCGCGGGACCCCCGAGGGACCCCCGCGGCCCCGCTCTGCGCCCCGCCCCGAGCGCGCCCAGTCGCCCCGGCCGATGGAGGGTGACCACGGCAGGCCTGACTCACGTTCTCCTGGGCGCACGGCCCTTTCCAGCTGGCCGGTCGTCGACAGTTTACAGAGAGCGCTCCACAGTTTCCAAAGGACGTCGCCGATTCCAAAGCGCGGAGCTGCTCACCCAAAGTTTGCAAG CTCCAGTCGCACCAGGTGGCCACGTCCACGTCCGAGTCTGCTTCCTACACCGGACCTGCTCCCTTGA
- the LOC125114611 gene encoding serine/threonine-protein kinase LMTK3-like isoform X1, with protein sequence MNMRTKGSKAGSPRVRAWLGRTRPCPRAHVPPSRARTALRARGSSAPECRARPGSLLRGHQEAAEPGRRPGARPPTAPPSLGPGGGAGSLDGSGACARGTPEGPPRPRSAPRPERAQSPRPMEGDHGRPDSRSPGRTALSSWPVVDSLQRALHSFQRTSPIPKRGAAHPKFASRLWSPPRVEPFESGLSLAALRKHSYDSFNAHLSDKYSFVPS encoded by the exons ATGAATATGCGAACGAAGGGGAGTAAGGCGGGGTCGCCCCGTGTGCGCGCGTGGCTGGGTCGCACGCGGCCTTGCCCGCGCGCGCACGTTCCGCCCTCCCGCGCGCGCACGGCCCTCCGCGCCCGCGGGAGCAGCGCCCCCGAGTGCAGGGCGCGGCCCGGGTCGCTCCTCCGCGGCCACCAGGAGGCGGCAGAGCCCGGACGCCGGCCCGGCGCCCGCCCGCCCACCGCCCCACCCTCCCTCGGTCCCGGCGGCGGGGCGGGCTCCCTGGATGGGTCCGGCGCCTGCGCCCGCGGGACCCCCGAGGGACCCCCGCGGCCCCGCTCTGCGCCCCGCCCCGAGCGCGCCCAGTCGCCCCGGCCGATGGAGGGTGACCACGGCAGGCCTGACTCACGTTCTCCTGGGCGCACGGCCCTTTCCAGCTGGCCGGTCGTCGACAGTTTACAGAGAGCGCTCCACAGTTTCCAAAGGACGTCGCCGATTCCAAAGCGCGGAGCTGCTCACCCAAAGTTTGCAAG CCGATTGTGGTCACCACCCCGCGTGGAACCATTCGAAAGTGGTTTATCCTTGGCGGCACTTAGGAAACACAGCTACGACTCCTTCAACGCACATCTCAGTGACAAGTATAGTTTTGTCCCCTCTTGA
- the LOC125114611 gene encoding serine/threonine-protein kinase LMTK3-like isoform X3: protein MNMRTKGSKAGSPRVRAWLGRTRPCPRAHVPPSRARTALRARGSSAPECRARPGSLLRGHQEAAEPGRRPGARPPTAPPSLGPGGGAGSLDGSGACARGTPEGPPRPRSAPRPERAQSPRPMEGDHGRPDSRSPGRTALSSWPVVDSLQRALHSFQRTSPIPKRGAAHPKFARAGHMEGVT, encoded by the exons ATGAATATGCGAACGAAGGGGAGTAAGGCGGGGTCGCCCCGTGTGCGCGCGTGGCTGGGTCGCACGCGGCCTTGCCCGCGCGCGCACGTTCCGCCCTCCCGCGCGCGCACGGCCCTCCGCGCCCGCGGGAGCAGCGCCCCCGAGTGCAGGGCGCGGCCCGGGTCGCTCCTCCGCGGCCACCAGGAGGCGGCAGAGCCCGGACGCCGGCCCGGCGCCCGCCCGCCCACCGCCCCACCCTCCCTCGGTCCCGGCGGCGGGGCGGGCTCCCTGGATGGGTCCGGCGCCTGCGCCCGCGGGACCCCCGAGGGACCCCCGCGGCCCCGCTCTGCGCCCCGCCCCGAGCGCGCCCAGTCGCCCCGGCCGATGGAGGGTGACCACGGCAGGCCTGACTCACGTTCTCCTGGGCGCACGGCCCTTTCCAGCTGGCCGGTCGTCGACAGTTTACAGAGAGCGCTCCACAGTTTCCAAAGGACGTCGCCGATTCCAAAGCGCGGAGCTGCTCACCCAAAGTTTGCAAG GGCTGGGCACATGGAAGGTGTTACCTGA